The Dehalococcoidia bacterium genome includes the window CAACGTCGCAAACGTCGCCGCCGCGGCCGCGTTCGCCGCGGCCTGCGGCATCGAGTCCGGGCCGATCGTCGACGCCGTCCGCTCCTTCCGCGCGCCACCTCACCGCATCGAGTTCGTGGCGGAGGTCGACGGCGTCCGCTACTACAACGACAGCATCGCCACGACGCCGGAACGTACGCTCGCGGCGCTGCGTTCCTTCGAGGAGCCGGTTGTCCTGCTGTTGGGAGGCCGCGAGAAGCATCTCCCCCTGGAGGAGCTGGCTAGCGTCGCGGCAGTCCGTTGCCGGGCCATCGTCTGCTTCGGCGAAGCGCGCGACATCCTGGCTGCCGCGGTGGAGGGACACGGCAGGCCCGTAGAGCGCGTCGGGCAACTCCCCGAAGCGGTCGAGGCGGCCCGCCGCTACGCCAGGGCCGGAGACGTCGTCCTCCTGTCACCCGCCTGCACGAGCTTCGATGCCTACCCGAACTTTGAGCGCCGCGGCGAGCACTTCCGCGAGCTGGTCGGGGCGCTGGCGGCGCCGGGGGTGCGGCCGTGAAGGTAACGCAGACCAGCCGCCTCAGGCCCGGCAAGCCGGACCGGGCCATCTTCGTGACCTCCCTGGCGCTGGTCGTGGTCGGCCTCGTATTCGTCTACAGCGCCAGCTTCGCCGTGGCCCTCTCCGCGTTCGGCGACATCAACTACTTCATCGTGCGTCAGACCTTCGCCGCGCTGGTGGGCCTTGCGCTCATGCTCGCGCTGATGCGCATCGACTACCACAGGCTGCGCCTTGCCAGCCCGGCGCTGATGCTGGTCGCGGTCCTGAGTCTCGCCGCCGTCCTCGTCGTCGGTGACGACAACTATGGGGCCCGCCGCTGGATATCCCTCGGCTCGCTTCCCCCGTTCCAGCCGAGCGAATTCGCCAAGCTGGCCATCATCGTCTACATCTCGGCCTGGCTGGCTTCGCGCGGCAGCCAGGTGAAGACCTTCGCCCTTGGCTTCGTGCCCTTCATCTTCATGGTCGGCGTTGTGGCGGCGCTGATCATTCTCGAGCCTGACACCGGCACCGCGACGATCGTCATCTTGACGACTGTGACGCTCTTCTTCATCGCCGGCGCCTCGATTACGCACCTGTTCGCCCTGCTGGGTATCGGCGGAGTGACGGCGACGGTCCTCGTGTTCGCCCACAGCTACCGATTCGACCGCATCCTCTCGTTCGTCGCCGCAGAGGACGACCCCTCCGGCCTCGGCTTCCAGGTCATACAGCTGCTGATCGCGCTGGGCAGCGGCGGTGTGCACGGGCTGGGGCTAGGCGTCAGCCGCCAGAAGTTCTTCTACATCCCCGGCGCGCATACGGACGGCATCTTCGCGATAATCGGGGAAGAGGCTGGCTTCATCGGCGCCATGATGGTCATCTCGCTCTTCGCATATCTCTGCTACAGGGGGTTCCGCGTG containing:
- the ftsW gene encoding putative lipid II flippase FtsW, encoding MKVTQTSRLRPGKPDRAIFVTSLALVVVGLVFVYSASFAVALSAFGDINYFIVRQTFAALVGLALMLALMRIDYHRLRLASPALMLVAVLSLAAVLVVGDDNYGARRWISLGSLPPFQPSEFAKLAIIVYISAWLASRGSQVKTFALGFVPFIFMVGVVAALIILEPDTGTATIVILTTVTLFFIAGASITHLFALLGIGGVTATVLVFAHSYRFDRILSFVAAEDDPSGLGFQVIQLLIALGSGGVHGLGLGVSRQKFFYIPGAHTDGIFAIIGEEAGFIGAMMVISLFAYLCYRGFRVALNARDDFGAYLALGIVAWIAFQALVNIGGVTRSIPLTGIPLPFISYGGSALIVNMAAIGVLLSVSRYGKDQAYIERNRRQRGPATGKSKAVAPA